In one window of Candidatus Bathyarchaeota archaeon DNA:
- a CDS encoding helicase C-terminal domain-containing protein, whose translation MPQVYNCPSCRREYTVNEYVDDRFCRDCDTLLRRKRGKTKKKRGAGWRSFFPYEPYPQQVKLMNDVEAVVGNKGVLMAEACNGFGKTVSSLAALLTLGLPIIYATRTHEQVQQVLEEVSKINGASGERFTAVNLASRSHLCINPDCSDLPQGDAIELCRNLRESRECPWTHEIDAPPKRMPPVMTKKILISTGKRKGLCPYYIARRAASSSRIVVVPYPYVFDGNVRASVGLEIPGKILVLDEGHNLDKVGQDNMSDSLSEFILNMAGEELKVIKAPTTHIVHLGRLLRKKTKDRPKLQQAETLQKDLETALGGDLGSITEGYYDHVQKIRAHKQKLGEPPASYLNGVIVFLSLVQGSDKSKYVALYHKNRRGDATVDYRCLDPSLAIRPIVEAAAGTLIMSGTMSPLDLFAEILGLESTEKKSYPIIQNPENIRMYVDPRVTTTYRERTPKMICAIGRRIAIELTKVDCGVLIFFPQRGLMEKSINEWLDKGIIRARRGLLYLGRKQLFVEGRTAVSNRALVTRYKRAAVSLNGAVLCGVFRGRNSEGSNFPGDQARGIILVGVPYANYGDPLVQAQINYYDRQGDGLGQRWYTMDAFKAANQALGRGIRGIDDWCHYWLLDRRYRKQISLISPWALGDSPEILKK comes from the coding sequence ATGCCTCAAGTGTACAACTGCCCCTCTTGTAGACGAGAATACACAGTTAACGAATACGTTGATGACAGATTCTGCAGAGACTGTGATACCCTCCTCAGGAGGAAGCGAGGAAAGACGAAAAAAAAGAGGGGTGCGGGATGGCGTTCTTTCTTCCCGTATGAACCATACCCCCAACAGGTGAAACTCATGAATGATGTCGAGGCCGTGGTGGGCAATAAAGGCGTCCTCATGGCCGAGGCGTGCAATGGCTTCGGGAAGACCGTATCCAGCCTGGCCGCGCTCCTCACCTTAGGGCTCCCCATCATTTACGCGACCCGGACCCACGAGCAGGTCCAGCAGGTCCTCGAAGAAGTCTCTAAGATCAACGGGGCGTCAGGGGAGCGGTTCACAGCAGTCAACCTCGCCAGTAGGAGCCACCTCTGCATAAACCCAGATTGCAGTGACCTTCCCCAGGGGGACGCCATAGAGCTCTGCAGGAATCTCAGAGAGTCCAGGGAGTGCCCATGGACCCATGAGATCGATGCTCCACCCAAGAGGATGCCTCCGGTTATGACTAAGAAAATTCTCATATCAACAGGAAAAAGAAAGGGACTTTGCCCCTACTATATTGCAAGGAGGGCTGCCTCTAGCTCTAGGATAGTCGTAGTCCCCTATCCATATGTCTTTGATGGTAATGTGAGGGCAAGCGTCGGCCTCGAGATCCCCGGGAAAATCCTAGTACTGGACGAGGGACACAACCTCGATAAAGTGGGCCAGGATAATATGAGTGATAGCCTCAGCGAGTTCATCCTTAACATGGCGGGGGAGGAGCTTAAAGTTATCAAGGCCCCGACGACCCATATCGTTCACCTTGGAAGGCTGCTCCGTAAGAAAACGAAGGACAGGCCCAAACTACAACAGGCAGAGACCCTCCAAAAGGACTTAGAAACAGCACTAGGGGGGGATCTGGGCTCCATCACAGAGGGCTACTATGACCATGTGCAGAAGATCAGGGCCCACAAGCAAAAGCTTGGAGAGCCACCAGCAAGTTACCTCAACGGGGTCATTGTCTTTCTAAGCCTCGTTCAGGGAAGCGACAAGTCAAAATATGTCGCTCTCTACCATAAGAACCGCCGAGGGGATGCCACCGTCGACTACAGGTGCTTAGATCCGAGCCTTGCTATCAGACCCATCGTGGAGGCGGCAGCTGGAACCCTCATCATGTCGGGGACCATGTCGCCTCTGGACCTATTCGCGGAGATTCTAGGCCTAGAGAGCACTGAGAAGAAGTCATATCCAATCATCCAGAACCCAGAAAACATCAGAATGTATGTGGATCCTCGGGTCACAACCACCTACAGGGAGAGGACCCCCAAGATGATCTGCGCCATCGGAAGGCGTATTGCCATTGAGCTTACCAAGGTCGACTGCGGGGTCCTCATCTTCTTCCCCCAGAGGGGACTCATGGAAAAGAGCATTAATGAATGGTTAGACAAGGGTATTATCAGGGCCCGCCGGGGTCTCCTCTACCTAGGGAGGAAGCAGCTATTTGTGGAGGGGAGAACCGCGGTCTCTAACAGGGCCTTGGTGACACGGTACAAGCGGGCCGCGGTCTCTCTGAACGGTGCTGTACTATGCGGGGTTTTCCGAGGCCGGAACTCAGAGGGATCCAACTTTCCTGGGGATCAGGCCCGGGGCATCATACTAGTCGGGGTTCCATACGCTAACTATGGGGATCCATTGGTTCAAGCCCAAATCAATTATTATGACAGGCAGGGGGACGGATTGGGGCAGCGCTGGTACACTATGGACGCCTTCAAAGCCGCGAATCAGGCTCTTGGTCGGGGGATCAGAGGCATTGACGACTGGTGCCACTATTGGCTCCTAGACAGGCGGTATCGAAAACAGATCTCCCTCATCTCCCCCTGGGCCCTTGGGGACAGCCCTGAGATCCTCAAGAAGTAA